A region from the Methanosarcinales archaeon genome encodes:
- a CDS encoding S-methyl-5-thioribose-1-phosphate isomerase gives MLRTIDWNDENDTIIMVDQTLLPQEYKLIECNALGSLSEAIKSLRVRGAPALGAAGGFGIALAAARSTARSMEELMNELAAAGDMIKGTRPTAVNLAWGVDRVLKAAMDAYDIDSIRKIVRQEAKAIADEDVELNKRLGAHGAELLEDGDTVMTHCNAGRMACVDWGTALGVIRSAVEMGKDIKVIACETRPLNQGSRITAWELMEDKIPVTLITDSMSGHVMREGMVDSVIVGADRITQDAVFNKIGTYTHSIVANEHGVPFYVAAPISTFDFERMEDEVEIELRDGDELRFMAGRQIAPLNVEVYNPAFDATPMENVTAIITENGVFRPPFLVDEVRFAQ, from the coding sequence ATGTTGAGGACTATTGACTGGAATGATGAAAATGATACCATAATTATGGTTGACCAAACTCTGTTACCTCAAGAATATAAGTTGATCGAGTGCAATGCTCTTGGATCCCTTTCTGAGGCAATAAAATCACTAAGGGTTCGGGGTGCCCCTGCACTGGGTGCTGCCGGGGGATTCGGGATCGCACTGGCAGCTGCCAGGAGTACTGCAAGGTCAATGGAAGAATTAATGAATGAGCTTGCTGCTGCGGGGGATATGATAAAAGGGACCAGACCAACAGCTGTGAACCTGGCCTGGGGAGTGGACCGGGTATTGAAAGCTGCTATGGATGCATATGATATTGATAGCATTCGTAAAATCGTGAGACAGGAAGCTAAGGCAATAGCCGACGAGGATGTGGAACTTAATAAACGCCTGGGTGCGCATGGTGCCGAACTACTGGAGGACGGGGATACTGTGATGACACACTGCAATGCGGGCCGGATGGCGTGTGTTGACTGGGGTACGGCCCTGGGTGTGATACGCAGTGCTGTGGAGATGGGGAAGGATATCAAGGTTATAGCCTGCGAGACCCGGCCCCTGAACCAGGGCAGCAGAATCACTGCGTGGGAGTTGATGGAAGACAAGATCCCTGTGACCCTGATCACTGACAGCATGAGCGGTCATGTGATGCGCGAGGGAATGGTGGACAGTGTTATCGTGGGTGCTGACAGGATCACGCAGGATGCGGTGTTCAATAAAATAGGCACTTATACCCACAGTATTGTGGCAAATGAACATGGTGTGCCTTTCTATGTGGCAGCTCCGATATCAACATTTGATTTTGAAAGGATGGAGGATGAGGTGGAGATAGAACTGCGGGACGGCGATGAGCTGCGATTCATGGCGGGACGACAGATCGCACCGCTGAATGTGGAGGTTTATAACCCGGCTTTTGATGCTACGCCTATGGAGAATGTGACAGCTATAATTACTGAGAATGGTGTGTTCAGGCCGCCGTTTTTGGTGGATGAGGTTCGTTTTGCTCAATGA